A single window of Hymenobacter sp. APR13 DNA harbors:
- a CDS encoding energy transducer TonB produces the protein MTNSTLDLRTATLDDMVFEGRNKAYGAFLLRRLYNQHLARASATAIVLSLLFISSPLAFRYLFPPILINPIVELPPTIVAPIDPPVFEQREVEPVKQIAVTVRPPQATTPTKVVKDELAKPEIAKPEIKEVGPVVDEVGPTGPVAIAGSETGSLIGSPTGTKDSGSTKTTGPPKPFITAEVMPQFVGGQEALMRYMQKNLRYPPQALRNNVDGRVFISFTVLASGDIADVQVLKGLGYGTDEEATRVVKNMPAWVPGQQNNRSVAVRYTLPITFRYE, from the coding sequence CGAACCGCTACTCTCGATGACATGGTCTTCGAGGGGCGCAACAAGGCGTACGGCGCCTTCCTGCTCCGGCGCCTCTACAACCAACACTTGGCCCGGGCTTCCGCCACGGCCATTGTGCTGAGCTTGCTCTTCATCAGCTCACCGCTGGCATTCCGCTACCTGTTTCCGCCGATCCTAATCAACCCTATCGTTGAGCTTCCACCTACAATTGTCGCGCCTATAGATCCGCCTGTATTTGAACAGCGCGAGGTGGAACCTGTCAAACAAATAGCCGTAACGGTCAGGCCTCCGCAGGCTACTACGCCTACCAAGGTGGTGAAGGACGAGCTGGCAAAGCCGGAAATCGCCAAGCCCGAGATTAAGGAAGTTGGCCCGGTGGTGGATGAGGTAGGCCCGACTGGTCCGGTAGCCATTGCTGGATCCGAAACCGGCAGCCTCATTGGCAGCCCTACCGGCACCAAGGACTCCGGCTCGACCAAGACGACGGGCCCGCCCAAGCCATTTATCACGGCGGAGGTGATGCCGCAGTTTGTAGGCGGCCAGGAAGCCCTGATGCGCTACATGCAGAAAAACCTGCGCTACCCGCCCCAGGCCCTGCGCAACAACGTGGATGGCCGGGTCTTCATCTCCTTCACAGTGCTGGCCAGCGGCGACATTGCCGACGTGCAGGTGCTGAAAGGCCTGGGCTACGGCACCGACGAGGAGGCCACCCGCGTGGTGAAGAATATGCCGGCCTGGGTGCCGGGCCAGCAGAACAACCGCTCGGTAGCGGTGCGCTACACGCTACCGATTACCTTCCGCTACGAATAG
- a CDS encoding PstS family phosphate ABC transporter substrate-binding protein yields the protein MTVPFVNLQRLGLPLAVGALLLTGCNQNPNANTGPNDDTATSGRIQISVDETFAPIVKSQVDTFQKLYTYAHIDAAYKAEDYVANDLLTGKVRAVVLSRPLTTKEQADLEKQKLFPRTTKIATDGLAIILHPSNPDSLLTMAQLKAIFTGQTSSWKQISGKSKLDQINVVFDANRSSTTRYVQDSITQGAALTKQVFAAKSNPALLDYVATHPNAIGIVGANWISDRDDAAVQRFLKQVRVAGISRSASPKSEEDYLQPYQAYLALKTYPLRREVYIISREGRAGLGTGFASFAAGTKGQLIVLKSGMMPATGQTRIVTIKK from the coding sequence ATGACCGTACCATTCGTTAATCTGCAGCGCCTGGGCCTGCCGCTGGCTGTAGGAGCCTTGCTGCTGACCGGCTGCAACCAGAATCCCAACGCCAACACGGGCCCGAACGACGATACGGCCACCAGCGGCCGCATCCAGATCAGCGTGGACGAGACCTTCGCCCCCATCGTGAAGTCGCAGGTTGATACCTTTCAGAAGCTCTACACCTACGCCCACATCGACGCGGCCTATAAGGCCGAGGACTACGTAGCCAACGACCTGCTCACAGGCAAAGTGCGGGCGGTGGTACTTTCGCGGCCCCTGACCACCAAGGAGCAGGCAGATCTGGAGAAGCAGAAGCTTTTTCCGCGCACCACTAAGATTGCCACCGATGGCTTGGCTATCATTCTGCACCCGTCTAACCCTGATTCTTTGCTGACGATGGCCCAGCTTAAGGCTATCTTCACGGGGCAGACCAGCAGCTGGAAGCAGATCAGCGGCAAGAGCAAGCTCGACCAGATCAACGTGGTGTTTGATGCCAACCGCTCCAGCACCACCCGCTACGTGCAGGACTCCATTACGCAGGGTGCGGCCCTCACTAAGCAGGTATTCGCCGCAAAATCGAACCCAGCGCTGCTTGATTACGTTGCTACTCATCCAAACGCTATTGGCATTGTAGGTGCCAACTGGATCAGTGACCGGGACGACGCGGCGGTGCAGCGGTTTTTGAAGCAGGTACGGGTAGCAGGCATCAGCCGCTCAGCCAGCCCTAAATCTGAAGAAGACTACCTGCAGCCGTATCAGGCATATCTGGCCCTGAAAACCTACCCGCTCCGGCGTGAAGTATATATCATCAGCCGCGAAGGCAGGGCCGGACTTGGCACCGGTTTTGCATCCTTTGCAGCAGGTACCAAAGGGCAGTTGATCGTGCTCAAGTCAGGCATGATGCCGGCCACCGGACAGACCCGCATTGTCACGATCAAGAAGTAA
- a CDS encoding tetratricopeptide repeat protein, whose amino-acid sequence MNFKPWNLSFLVALSVSGSAAFAQTPQKSIELERYSEARASLLRQGQSAESSFELGRLYQMRDMPDSAAYYFNRISLDPKNPMTMVAAGRAALAQGKAAEAQVQFDNAVKASKGKDAKVYTMIAQAYGESDLNDASKGLTYVDAAHKLNKNKDDAALMIARGDIYAKSESGGGEAMNSYERALLADPKSAQASYRKGELNVRSRNYNDARTAFEQAISIDANYAPAYNALAETYFYAGKYDDALSTFQKYQGVAEKSPGTDAKYASFLFLTKKYPEALVEVDKVLARDPQNVTMNRLKAYSLFETGKNAEALTAMETYMKVQPADKLITEDYVYYGKMLSKAGRSDEGTAAIQKAIAADPKKAAELQNELAASYMLAKNYPAAIKAYQAKMKADGTPELTDQIRLAVAYGGNKQYDKADSLYNAVLVARPTYVPGYLMRAKANYYMDPESKQGLAKPHYEKYIEMAKTDPTKYKDGLVEANSYLGYYYYQKGDKAAAAPYYKEVLVLDPANENANSVIKSMQAPAKAPAKAAPKKK is encoded by the coding sequence ATGAACTTCAAGCCCTGGAATCTTTCGTTCCTCGTTGCCTTGTCAGTTTCCGGCTCTGCCGCCTTTGCTCAGACTCCTCAGAAATCCATCGAACTGGAGCGTTATAGCGAAGCCCGGGCCTCCTTGTTGCGTCAGGGCCAATCGGCCGAATCTTCGTTCGAGCTGGGCCGCCTGTATCAGATGCGCGACATGCCTGACTCGGCTGCTTATTATTTCAACCGCATCAGCCTCGACCCCAAGAACCCCATGACCATGGTGGCTGCTGGCCGTGCCGCACTGGCGCAGGGTAAAGCCGCTGAAGCACAGGTGCAGTTTGACAATGCGGTGAAAGCCAGCAAAGGCAAAGATGCCAAGGTGTACACGATGATTGCGCAGGCTTACGGCGAGTCGGATCTAAATGACGCGTCGAAAGGCCTGACCTATGTTGATGCAGCGCACAAGCTTAACAAAAACAAAGACGACGCGGCCCTGATGATTGCCCGTGGCGACATCTACGCCAAGTCGGAAAGCGGTGGCGGCGAAGCCATGAACAGCTACGAGCGTGCCCTGCTGGCCGACCCGAAAAGCGCTCAGGCCAGCTACCGCAAAGGCGAGCTGAACGTACGTTCGCGCAACTACAACGATGCCCGGACGGCTTTCGAACAGGCCATCAGCATCGATGCTAACTATGCTCCTGCCTACAACGCGCTGGCTGAAACCTATTTCTACGCCGGTAAGTACGACGACGCTCTTTCGACCTTCCAGAAGTATCAGGGAGTAGCCGAGAAGTCGCCGGGCACCGACGCGAAGTATGCTTCGTTCCTGTTCCTGACCAAGAAGTACCCTGAGGCGCTGGTGGAAGTGGACAAGGTATTGGCCCGCGACCCGCAGAACGTGACCATGAACCGTCTGAAGGCTTACTCGCTGTTTGAAACCGGCAAGAACGCCGAGGCGCTGACGGCTATGGAAACCTACATGAAGGTACAGCCTGCCGACAAGCTCATCACCGAAGACTACGTGTACTACGGCAAGATGCTCTCGAAAGCCGGCCGTTCCGACGAAGGCACGGCGGCCATTCAGAAAGCCATTGCCGCTGACCCCAAGAAGGCTGCTGAGTTGCAGAATGAGCTGGCTGCCAGCTACATGCTCGCCAAAAACTACCCTGCTGCCATCAAGGCTTACCAGGCCAAGATGAAAGCAGACGGCACGCCTGAGCTGACCGACCAGATCCGTCTGGCCGTGGCCTACGGTGGCAACAAGCAGTACGACAAGGCCGACAGCCTCTACAACGCTGTACTGGTGGCTCGCCCAACCTACGTGCCCGGCTACCTGATGCGCGCCAAAGCCAACTACTATATGGACCCCGAGTCCAAGCAGGGTTTGGCCAAGCCGCACTACGAGAAGTACATTGAAATGGCCAAGACCGACCCGACCAAGTACAAGGACGGTCTGGTAGAAGCCAACAGCTACCTCGGCTACTACTACTATCAGAAAGGCGACAAAGCGGCTGCCGCTCCTTACTATAAGGAAGTGCTGGTGCTCGACCCTGCCAACGAGAATGCCAATTCGGTAATCAAGTCTATGCAGGCTCCCGCCAAGGCTCCGGCCAAGGCGGCTCCTAAGAAGAAGTAG
- a CDS encoding RluA family pseudouridine synthase produces the protein MTTPDATDDDFVTPLPLLSAPEEEGEDDVAEEGEDELYEHHRIHADKRQELIRLDKFLLNRLQNASRTKIQNAIKAEAVQVNERAVKSNYRVKPGDVITITLPEPPREVGVQPEEMDLDIRYEDESLLMVNKPAGMVVHPAFGHWCGTLVNGLSYHLNNLPTGRNGDIRPGLIHRIDKDTSGLLVIGKTEWAMTHLSQQFFHHTIERTYLALVWGIPKETEGTISTNIGRSLKDRKVQTVFPLGDEHGKHAVTHYKVLQTFGHVALVQCNLETGRTHQIRVHMKHIGHSLFSDATYGGTKVLYGQRTGAYKAFVEKAFELMPRQALHAKSLGFVHPVTGEQMQFEAELPADFTALLEHWAGFEK, from the coding sequence ATGACTACCCCCGACGCAACCGACGACGATTTCGTAACTCCCTTGCCGCTGCTGTCCGCTCCCGAAGAAGAAGGGGAGGACGACGTAGCCGAAGAGGGCGAAGACGAATTGTACGAGCACCACCGCATCCACGCCGATAAGCGGCAGGAGCTGATCCGGCTGGACAAGTTTCTGCTCAACCGCCTGCAGAATGCTTCCCGCACCAAAATCCAGAACGCCATCAAGGCCGAGGCGGTGCAGGTGAACGAGCGGGCCGTGAAGTCCAACTACCGCGTGAAGCCCGGCGACGTGATTACCATCACGCTACCCGAGCCCCCGCGCGAAGTGGGCGTGCAGCCCGAGGAAATGGATCTGGACATCCGTTACGAAGACGAGTCGTTGCTGATGGTGAACAAGCCGGCGGGCATGGTGGTGCACCCGGCGTTTGGGCACTGGTGCGGTACGTTGGTAAACGGGCTGTCGTATCACCTCAATAACCTGCCCACCGGCCGCAACGGCGACATCCGCCCCGGCCTGATCCACCGCATCGACAAGGACACGTCGGGCCTGCTGGTCATCGGCAAGACGGAGTGGGCCATGACGCACCTTTCGCAGCAGTTCTTCCACCACACCATCGAGCGCACTTATCTGGCTTTGGTGTGGGGTATTCCGAAAGAAACGGAAGGTACCATCAGCACCAACATCGGGCGCAGCCTGAAAGACCGCAAGGTGCAGACCGTATTTCCGCTCGGCGATGAGCACGGCAAGCACGCCGTAACGCACTACAAGGTGCTCCAGACCTTCGGCCACGTGGCCCTGGTGCAGTGCAACCTCGAAACCGGCCGCACCCACCAGATTCGGGTGCACATGAAGCACATTGGCCACTCGCTGTTCTCGGATGCCACGTACGGCGGCACCAAAGTGCTCTACGGGCAGCGCACCGGGGCCTACAAGGCCTTCGTGGAAAAGGCGTTTGAGCTAATGCCGCGCCAGGCATTGCACGCCAAGTCCCTGGGCTTCGTGCACCCGGTTACGGGCGAGCAGATGCAGTTCGAGGCCGAGCTGCCAGCCGATTTCACGGCGTTGCTGGAGCATTGGGCCGGCTTCGAGAAATAG
- a CDS encoding OmpH family outer membrane protein, translated as MNLFRVALAAAALTFTSASAALAQAPATTAATSGPLKIGYTSVEYVLSQMPESRQIESDLKAFSTQLENQLKSKYQEYQTKAEAYQKGGAAMAEAVRADKEKELTNLQQSIQEFQRSADQSLQQKQQTLLKPALDKLQKTIDVVAEENGYTYVLNSDGASPVLLHGPKEGDISDLVLKKMGVTPGAAPAAPKAAAPAAAPATPAASKTKTKTKK; from the coding sequence ATGAACCTATTCCGCGTTGCGTTGGCTGCGGCCGCCCTTACTTTCACTTCGGCCAGCGCTGCCCTGGCGCAGGCGCCTGCCACCACGGCAGCCACCAGCGGCCCGCTGAAAATCGGTTATACCAGCGTGGAGTACGTGCTGAGCCAGATGCCCGAGAGCCGCCAGATCGAGTCGGACCTGAAAGCCTTCAGCACCCAGCTCGAAAACCAGCTGAAAAGCAAATACCAGGAGTACCAGACCAAAGCCGAAGCCTACCAGAAAGGTGGCGCGGCTATGGCCGAAGCCGTGCGCGCCGACAAGGAGAAGGAGCTGACCAACCTGCAGCAGTCCATCCAGGAGTTTCAGCGCAGCGCCGACCAGAGCCTGCAGCAGAAGCAGCAGACCCTGCTGAAGCCCGCCCTCGACAAGCTCCAGAAGACCATTGACGTAGTGGCCGAAGAAAACGGCTACACTTACGTGCTGAACTCGGACGGTGCCAGCCCGGTGCTGCTGCACGGCCCGAAGGAAGGCGATATTTCGGATCTGGTGCTGAAGAAAATGGGCGTAACGCCCGGCGCTGCCCCGGCTGCTCCTAAAGCTGCGGCCCCGGCCGCCGCTCCGGCCACGCCGGCTGCTTCCAAGACGAAAACCAAAACGAAGAAATAA
- a CDS encoding OmpH family outer membrane protein, protein MKKLLSALAATLVLLCATGTTVSAQKFGYVDSEFIMGKMPAYAQAQTEINTLSGNWQKEIEAQKKDLDKLYRTYQAEEVLLTEPMKKKRQDEILKKEQDIKTYQNRIFGYEGQLFKKRQELTKPVQDQVFEAIEKVAKKKQLAIVFDKSGDLTMLYTNPVHDYTEFVLEELGLASEDRNQTPQRGAVKTVATPQTPAGDEAEADTEKPAAKPATRPARPAGRKN, encoded by the coding sequence ATGAAAAAGCTGCTCTCCGCGCTGGCTGCTACGCTGGTGCTGCTGTGTGCCACCGGCACCACGGTTTCCGCTCAGAAATTCGGCTACGTCGATTCCGAGTTTATTATGGGCAAGATGCCGGCCTACGCGCAGGCTCAGACTGAAATCAACACGCTGTCGGGCAACTGGCAGAAGGAAATCGAGGCCCAGAAGAAAGACCTCGACAAGCTCTACCGCACCTACCAGGCCGAGGAAGTGCTGCTGACCGAGCCGATGAAGAAAAAGCGGCAGGACGAGATTCTGAAGAAAGAGCAGGACATCAAAACCTACCAGAACCGCATCTTCGGCTATGAAGGCCAGCTGTTCAAGAAGCGGCAGGAATTGACCAAGCCGGTGCAGGACCAGGTGTTTGAGGCCATTGAGAAAGTGGCCAAGAAAAAGCAGCTGGCCATTGTGTTCGACAAGTCCGGCGACCTGACCATGCTCTACACCAACCCCGTGCACGACTACACGGAATTTGTACTGGAGGAATTGGGTTTGGCTAGTGAAGACCGGAACCAGACGCCGCAGCGGGGCGCCGTGAAAACGGTAGCCACGCCGCAGACGCCTGCCGGCGACGAGGCCGAAGCCGACACCGAGAAGCCGGCCGCCAAGCCCGCTACCCGCCCGGCGCGTCCGGCCGGCCGAAAAAACTAA